The proteins below come from a single Dehalococcoidia bacterium genomic window:
- a CDS encoding 3-hydroxyacyl-CoA dehydrogenase family protein, translating to MELKDIKTIAVIGGGTMGSQISELLSYVGKYNVTQWSRTDETVKRGIDAIADRLKKFYVEKNKMTQAEMDEIMGRIKGTTSIGEAVKNADLIIESAMEKMDIKKDVFEKIDAAAPAHAILSTNTSQMNITEIAACTKRPQVVIGMHFFNPVSRMKLVEVVRGTLTSDDVVKVICELAVALGKETVICKDFSYGFIANRAYRALRWEALDMIRERVASPQDIDKALKLGYNFPMGPLELGDFSGAWGTYAVSEADAMKEFGPEKGKLHPLIRTMVRAGYTGGRHGKGIYAFWDEVASKW from the coding sequence TTGGAGTTAAAAGACATCAAAACGATAGCCGTCATCGGCGGCGGCACAATGGGTTCACAGATATCGGAACTTCTTTCATACGTAGGCAAATACAACGTAACGCAGTGGTCGCGAACGGATGAGACCGTCAAGAGGGGCATCGACGCCATCGCCGACAGGCTCAAGAAATTCTACGTCGAGAAAAATAAGATGACCCAGGCCGAGATGGACGAGATAATGGGACGCATCAAGGGCACGACCAGTATCGGGGAGGCGGTCAAGAACGCCGACCTGATTATCGAATCGGCCATGGAGAAGATGGACATCAAGAAGGACGTCTTCGAGAAGATCGACGCCGCCGCGCCGGCCCATGCCATCCTTTCCACCAACACATCACAGATGAACATCACTGAGATTGCGGCCTGCACCAAGAGACCGCAGGTGGTTATCGGCATGCACTTCTTCAATCCGGTGAGCCGCATGAAGCTCGTCGAGGTGGTAAGGGGCACGCTGACCTCGGACGATGTGGTTAAAGTGATATGCGAGCTGGCAGTAGCGCTGGGCAAAGAGACCGTGATATGCAAGGACTTCAGCTACGGCTTCATCGCCAACAGGGCCTACCGCGCCCTGCGCTGGGAAGCCCTGGATATGATACGCGAGCGCGTCGCCTCCCCCCAGGACATCGACAAGGCTCTCAAGCTGGGCTATAACTTCCCCATGGGGCCCCTGGAGCTGGGCGACTTCAGCGGCGCGTGGGGCACCTACGCCGTATCCGAGGCGGACGCCATGAAGGAGTTCGGGCCGGAGAAGGGCAAGCTGCACCCGCTCATCAGGACCATGGTGCGGGCGGGCTACACCGGCGGACGCCACGGCAAGGGCATCTATGCCTTCTGGGACGAAGTAGCCTCAAAGTGGTAG
- a CDS encoding enoyl-CoA hydratase-related protein, translated as MANEVLYEKKGHVVIITLNRPEAMNAFNPAQIQAFSEAGIKFKDDPDAWVAIVTGSGNKAFSSGFDLKTMDASGDRLPSPGGDAPKLIQRGLEIYKPIIAAINGVAMGGGLEVVLACDIRIAAEHVKLAVPEVKWNLIPGWGGTQRLPRQIGRAKASEMLLMGTSIDAQEALRVGLINKIVPADKLMEEAMSWAQKIAENGPLSVRAAKQCILQGTDMTLQEGMQLELDLVDKLLDTEDSREGPRAFAEKRKPNFKGK; from the coding sequence TTGGCTAACGAAGTCCTATACGAAAAGAAAGGTCACGTTGTAATCATCACATTGAACCGCCCGGAGGCGATGAACGCTTTCAACCCGGCTCAGATCCAGGCATTCAGCGAGGCCGGCATCAAGTTCAAAGACGACCCGGACGCGTGGGTGGCCATAGTCACCGGTTCCGGCAATAAGGCTTTCTCCTCGGGCTTCGACCTGAAGACGATGGATGCCAGCGGCGACAGGCTGCCGTCACCAGGCGGCGACGCGCCCAAGCTCATCCAGCGCGGGCTGGAGATATACAAGCCCATCATCGCAGCCATCAACGGCGTGGCCATGGGCGGAGGCCTGGAAGTAGTCCTGGCCTGCGATATCCGCATAGCGGCGGAGCACGTCAAGCTGGCCGTTCCCGAGGTGAAGTGGAACCTTATTCCGGGCTGGGGCGGAACGCAGCGGCTGCCGCGGCAGATAGGCCGTGCCAAGGCTTCCGAGATGCTTCTCATGGGAACCTCCATCGATGCGCAGGAGGCGTTACGCGTCGGTCTTATCAATAAGATCGTACCCGCCGATAAGCTGATGGAAGAGGCCATGTCCTGGGCCCAGAAGATAGCCGAGAACGGGCCGCTTTCAGTCAGGGCCGCCAAGCAGTGCATCCTGCAGGGAACGGATATGACGCTCCAGGAAGGCATGCAGTTGGAGCTGGACCTTGTTGATAAACTGCTCGATACCGAGGATTCCAGGGAAGGCCCTCGCGCCTTCGCCGAGAAGCGCAAGCCGAATTTCAAGGGCAAATAG